The genomic region GCGAGTCTGTCGGAAGTTAAAGCTTTCGGCGGACTCGTATTTTTTATTTTGAGGTGCTCTATGGACTATAGCGATCCCGGTAAAAAAAACTTGATCGAAATGCTGGGGATAACGAAGGCCTTTCCCGGCGTCGTCGCCAATGACAATATAACTTTGACCGTACAGGAAAATGAAGTTTTGGCTTTGCTCGGTGAAAACGGTGCGGGAAAATCCACACTTATGTCTATTCTGTTCGGTTCTTACGAACCCGACTCCGGGGTTATAAAAATCAGAGGCAAGACGGTCAGGATCGACGATCCTAACGTTGCTACCGCATTGGGAATCGGTATGGTTCACCAGCATTTCAAACTCGTTCACAACTATACCGTAGCCGAAAACATCGTTTTAGGTTACGAGCCTAGGACGAAATTCGGGTTTCTTGATTTGAAGTCCGCAGAGAAGAAGGTTTTTGAACTTTCCGAAAAATACGGATTAAAGGTTGATCCTAAGGACAAGATAGAAGATATAACCGTAGGAATGCAGCAGCGCGTTGAAATTCTTAAAGTCCTTTATAGAAGCGCGGACATAATAATATTTGACGAACCTACGGCAGTTCTCACCCCGCAGGAAATAGACGATCTCATTCTTATAATAAAGCGTCTTAAAGCCGAAGGAAAAACCATAATAATAATCACTCACAAATTGCAGGAAATAAAAGCCGTTGCCGAGCGCTGTACGGTTTTGCGCCGCGGGAAAGTCATAAGTACCGTAAAAGTTGCAGACGTTTCGGAGCAGGACTTGGCCGAAATGATGGTGGGGCGCGCTGTCAAATTTAAAATTGAAAAAAGACCGCCGAAGTTCGGCGACGTAAAACTTCTGTTGGATAAAATTTGTGTAAAAAATTCCCGCGGGCAGATCGCCGTTCGGGATCTGTCGCTTGACGTGCGCGCCGGAGAGATAGTCGGCGTCGCCGGCGTTGACGGTAACGGGCAGTCGGAGCTGCTTTTCGGAATTACAGGAATGATGCCGCTTGCAGACGGAAAAATATATATTAACGGCGTAGATGTGTCAAAATATTCGATCAGAAAGCGGATCGAAGCCGGGCTGGGGTATATCCCCGAAGACAGACAAAAACATGCGCTCATAGCAGATTTTTCTCTTGCCGAAAATATCGCCATAAAGAATTATTATCTTCCGCCGTATACTAAAAACGGCTGTGTGCTTGTCGAAGACGAAATGAAAAACAAGGCCGAGTCGCTCATAGAAGCGTTCGACATAAGAGCGGCGCAGGGCGCGGTTACAAAGGCCGGAAGCATGTCCGGAGGAAATCAGCAAAAAGCGATCGTCGCGCGGGAGGTAGACATGGGCGGCGGAGTATTGGTAATCGCGCAGCCTACGCGGGGGCTTGACGTCGGCGCGATCGAGTACATTCACAATCGCATTATCGAAGAAAGGGATAAGGGGAGGGCGATCCTTTTGATTTCGTTTGAACTTGACGAGATTATGAATCTTTGCGACCGGATTGCGACAATTTCCAAAGGTATGATAGCCGGAATTTTTAACGCAGGCGAAGTTACCGAGCGGGAAATAGGCATTATGATGGCCGGTTCCAAGGACAAACATTCGGAGAGGATCGCATGAGTGAAAATACCGCAGGAAAAAGAAATTTTACGGCTTTTTTGATGAAGTCCGACGGAGCCGTTTCCGCTCTTGTCGTCCTTATGGGATTCCTTTGCGCTACCTTGCTTGTCATAGTTGTCGGACGAAGCCCTGCCGGAATATATAAGGCTATTCTTCAAGTTGTGACAGGCTTCAATGCGAATAACGGCAAATGGAACATACGCTACGTAGGCGAATGGCTTAATTATTCGGTTCCCTTTATTTTATGCGGGTTTTCGATGGCCTTCGCCGCGCGGTCGGGGCTTTTTAATATAGGCGGCGAAGGGCAGTACATAATAGGAATGACAGTCGCGCAACTCGTAGCTCTCACCTTTCCTCCCATCCCCTTTATTCACCTGTTTTTAGCTCTTGTTCTTGCGACTGTGGCGGGCGTAATATGGGGCGGCGTCGTAGGATATTTAAAGGCACGTTTTGAAGTTTCGGAAGTCGTTGCGACTATAATGTTAAATTATATTGCCTTGTTTCTTTCCCGCATCGTAACTCTTGCCATACCCGGTACGAATACCTATAAAACTCCGAATTTTCCGGAAACGGCGAGCCTGCGGTTGAATTTTTTAACCAAGCTTACAAATTCTTCCGCTCTCAATGCGGGCTTTTTCATCATGATAGTCTGTGTGTTCGTTTATTGGTTTTTAATGGAAAAGACAAATGTTGGCTTCGGACTTAGGGCTACGGGTTTTAATAAGGACGCCGCCAAGGCTTCAGGAATTCCTGTCGTCGCAAGCATAGTTATCGCGATGGCCGTTTCGGGCGCTTTCGCCGGATTGGGCGGCGGAATTGTCGCCCTTGGTTCGTTTAAATACGGCCGCGTTATCGCGGGCATGGATAATTACGGGTTTACGGGAATTGCAGTCGCCCTTGTAGGCAACAACACGGCGCTCGGCACCTTTTTTGCGGGGCTCCTGTTCGGAATGCTGCAGGCAGCCCAGCCCATCATGCAGTCAAATAAAATTCCAAAGGAAATCACATTTATTATCCAAGGACTTGTGGTGGTCTTTATTTCGCTTAAAGCCGGATTCCGCCTTTTCCTTATATGGAGAGAACGCAGACGTGCGGAAGATCGGCAAGGTGAACGGTGCTGTCAAGGACGGGGAGGCATAAAATGAACGTACTTTTAGGGATAATACCTTCCGTATTGATGATTTCGTCGCCTATTTTGATAACCGCCGCCGGCGGCATGATATGTGAACGAAGCGGCGTTACAAATATCGCCCTCGAAGGCCTTTTGGGAATAGGCGCTTTTTGTGCAGCTTCTACACACGTGCTTATGGAATCGTTTTTTCCGTATTCCGAGTGGTTCGCGCTCGCGGTGGGAGCCGTTTTCGGCATGCTTTTTTCGCTCATACACGCTTACGCCAGTATTTCGCTGAACGCCGATCAGACGGTATCCGGTACCGGTATAAATTTGCTTTCTACGGGGGTGACTATTTTCTTTTCCCAAATTCTTTTTTCTTCCGACCGTACACGGCCCTATAAGATCGGCATGTTCCCCGGCCCGGGAGGAATTTATCCTACGGCATACATAGCCCTTGCCGTAATCATAATTTCATGGTTTATGCTCTATAAAATTCCGTTCGGGCTGAGATTGCGCGCCTGCGGCGAACATCCCGATGCCGCCGCTTCCGTAGGGGTAAACGTCCGTAAAATGCGTTACTTCGCAGTCCTCGCTTCGGGCCTTTTGGCAGGGCTCGCCGGCGGCTGCCTCGTCCTTACGGAGACCATTCAGTATACGTCGAATACGATAAACGGTACCGGATTTATTTCTCTGGCGGCGGTTTCTTTCGGGCGCTGGTCTCCTTTGGGAATAACGGGATCTTCCCTGTTGTTCGGAGCTGCTGTGGCTTTTGCAATTTACGTAGTGAATATTCCGGTCTTAAGCAATATGCTTCCGGCCGAATTTTTTAATCTTTTGCCCTACGTCATTACCCTTCTTGCCCTAGTGATATTCAGCGGCAAAAATTATGCGCCGGCCGCAAACGGAAAGCCTTACGTTACCGGCGCGTCCTAAGATTGCCGGAGCGCGCGCGTAAGAAAGTGTAAGAAAGCGTAATAATTTAACGGAAAAGTCATGCTCGATAAACGATTAATCCTAAAGATATTTGAAGCTTTTTCCATTGAAAGATGGAACGATCTTGTAAGACCGTTCCAGATAATCGAAATGGATAAGGCCGCCGAAAAAATGGTCTTGGCCTATATATTCGGTAAATTCGAAGAAAATAATGGCGCCAAAATCGATTGGGAATGGATGATATACGCATCCGTTTTCGATTTGCTCAGAAAGATCGCGCTCTGCGACATAAAGGCTCCCGTTCAGCACCTCATGAAAAAGGAATATCCTTCGGAATACATGAGGCTTAACGAATGGGTCTTGTCGCAGTATCGGTCTCTTATCCACGACGATGAGCTTTTTTCCCGTTTTACATTGTACGTAGGACAGTCGTCGGGGTTGATTCCTCTTACCGATACGGAAAACACGACTTACCGTATTTTTCGCGCCGCGCATAAGTATTCGACGTTGCGAGAGTTGGACATGATTTCCATGGTAAACGAACCGCGCCGCCTTGACGCGATCCGACGGGAACTTGAAGACGTCATGCAAGGGTATCTCGATCTTCGCGCCTTGCAGCTCTTGCTCACTCGGCAAAGGCCTTTCGACTTTCTCATGATTATCGAGCAGCTCAGGTTCCAGCGCCGCTGGAATCAGACGCCGCGGGTTCCGGCCACAAGCGTGTTGGGACATTGTTTTTTTGTGGCGCTTCTTACCGTCTTACTGGCGCGTGAGACGGGCGTATGTTTTTCATCGACGAGATTGTATAACGATTTTTTCAGCGCGCTTTTTCATGATCTGCCGGAATCCGTAACGCGGGACATAATTTCGCCCGTAAAGCAGGCGACAGACGAGCTTCCCAACATCGTAAAAAAAATAGAAGACATGTTTGTTCGAAAAGAGCTTTTGCCGTACATGGAAGATTTTTATTCCGACGAATTGCTTTATTTTACAAGCGATGAATTTTGCAACCGCGTGATGATAAACGGAAAGGCTAAGATAGTTTCATGGGAAGAATTGAATTCGATTTATACCGACAAAGACAAACCCGTCGACGGTAAACTTGTACGTTTGGCAGATCATCTGTCGGCTCTTTTGGAAGCCGACAGTTCAATACGTCACGGAATAACTTCGACTCACCTTGAAAACGGACGCAAAAACATGCTTAAACTTTATGCGGACGGCGAACTCATAAACGGTATAGACGCGGCGTCGCTTTTCCGTTCCTTAATAAGCAGATAGCGGTAGCCGAACGAGCGACCGCGCCGCAGTCGAACCTTAGCCAAACAGAGGGCGTAAAAAAAAATCGCCTTTCGGAGCGGCCGTTTAGTTTTCTTGTTTTCAAACTCTTACGAAAATTCTTTTTTATGCCGATAAGGGTATTGTATGAATTTACGATTTGGAAATCTTGCTATAAAAAAAACGACGGTATTTTTCTGTGCGGCGGTGCAGGTCTTTTTAAGTTTATGTGTATTTGCCGATTCCACTCATACGGTTTCGAAGGGAGAAACCCTTTATGCCATAAGCCGGAAATATCAGATTACGGTAGCCGAACTTCGCGCCGCAAATAATATGTCTGAAAGCGACGTTTTAAAAACGGGGCAAAAACTTACGATACCCTCGGCCGACATTTCCGCAGCGGCGGCGCTTACGGGAGCTCCCGTTTCGGATCCTTCGCAAAAGAAAAACACGAAGGTCTATATCGTACAAAAAGGCGATACCTTTTACGGAATAGCGCGTAAAAACGGCATTCCTCTTTCGGAGCTTTTTGCATTAAACGGGCTCGGAAACGATGCGATTCTTAAAGCCGGTGAAAAATTGTTGGTTCCCGATTCCCTTGCCGTATCGGGAGATTTCGGAACAGGAGGCGGCTCGAGTAAAAAAAACGCTTCTTCAATAGCCTCGTCTTCGAAAGCTGAAAATTCGGGCGATCAAAACAAATCCTCGGAAGGGACTGTTTTGGATCTGAAATTCGCGGATCCAAGAAAATATACGGACGCTGAAAAAATCGATGCCGGCGTAGTGTGGCCGGTAAAAGATCCTAAAGTTACGTATGTGAAAGGAAAAGTTTCGGGCGTTCAGCTTTCCGCCAAGCGCGATGAAAATGTGACCGCCATCAGAGCCGGCACGGTAATGTACTGCGGAATTTATCGAGGCTTCGGACAGGTGATTTTCGTTCAGTCTAAGACGGGATTGATTTATGCGTATACGGGACTGGGTTCCGTAGAAATTCAAAAAGGCGATTATGTAGTGGCCGGGGCGCAGCTCGGCACTGTCGGAATAGATACGATAAGCATGCAGCCGCAGATGACGCTTATGGTTTTTCAAAACGGAATGCCGATAGATCCTGCGAAAGCTCCGCGCGGATAAGATGATCGGCTGTTCGATTTTGCCGAATCACTGCGTTTCCTGCATCGAATCCGTGTCTTTAAGGCAGCGCAAAAACAAATTCATGCATACCAGAGCGTCGTCGTCAGCGCGGTGCGCGTTTTCCACGTTTATCGAAAAAGTTTTTGCAAGAAACTGAAGAGCGTATTTTCCGAGTTTGGGATACGCCCAGCGCGCAAGCTCCAAAGTGTCGATGGTTTTATTCTTCAGAGGTTTCATGCCGTTTCTGAGCAGTTCCGTATTCATAAAATTCAGATCGAAATTTGCGTTGTGCGCCACAAGGATTGAATTGTCGATAAAGCGCAAAAAGTCTGGAAGAACTTTGCCTACCGGCGGGCTGCCTTTTACCATCTCATTTGTGATGTGGTTGACGTTCGTTACGTCTTCAGGAATATCGGACAGCGGATCTACGAGCGTGTGATAAGTATCCAAGACGCCGTCAATATCGAATTTAACGGCGCCTATTTCTATTATCTTATCGGTTTCGCACGTGATTCCCGTCGTTTCGGTGTCGAAGGCGGTCAATACCGCTCCGTCTTCCAAGAGAAGGCGAAGCAGTTTATAATTTTTATAGATATTATTTCCCGGCAGCATCTAGGATTCGCTTAATATCGGCGTTGACGGCGTTGCAAACTTCTTGGGACGCATTTCGGGCGGAATCAAGACTCGTCTTTATCGGCGTGGACGCGTTGATGTAAAATTTGATTTTCGGTTCCGTTCCAGAAGGCCGCGCGCTTACTATAGTGCCTCCCTCAAGGAAGAATTGAAGCACGTTGCTTTTAGGAAGTTTAACTTTTTCTTTTTTCTCCGGATTGTCGGGTGAGAACGAAACGCTTCTGTCTATGTCGCGGATATTAAGGACTTTTTTATTTCCGAGAGTTTTCAGGCCTTCTTCACGCAGCTTTGTCATTATGCCTTTCATCGTGCTTGCGCCCGAACTGCCGTAGAAATACTGCGATATGGCCGTGTCCTCAAAATATCCGAATTCTTCATAAAGTTCGTCCAGCCGTTCCAAAACGCTTTTGCCCTTCGATCTCCAATACAGCGTCATTTCGGCGCACATGGCCGCTGCGGATATTCCGTCCTTATCGAACACTTCTTTTTCGATCTTGTATCCGTAGCTTTCTTCAAATCCGAACACGTAGGAATTTTTGCCTGTGCTTTCCATTTCGTCTTCGATCGCGGCTATCCATTTAAATCCCGTAAGGCATTCGAAAACTTTTACGCCGTATTTTTTACATATGCTGTCGCAGAACGGAGACGTAACGATAGTGCGCACGATAGCCGCGTTGTCGGGAAGTCTTCCGGTCTCTTTTCTGCTTAAAAGAATATAATCCAAAAGCAGAGCGCCCATTTGATTTCCCGTAACAAGTTGGAATTTACCGTCTTTTTTAGGGAATGCGCTGCCGAAGCGGTCCGCGTCGGGATCCGTCGCCATAATACAGTCCGCTTTTTCTTTTTCGCCCAGAGCCAGAGCGAGCTGCAAAGCCGTAGCTTCTTCGGGGTTCGGT from Treponema parvum harbors:
- a CDS encoding ABC transporter ATP-binding protein; this encodes MDYSDPGKKNLIEMLGITKAFPGVVANDNITLTVQENEVLALLGENGAGKSTLMSILFGSYEPDSGVIKIRGKTVRIDDPNVATALGIGMVHQHFKLVHNYTVAENIVLGYEPRTKFGFLDLKSAEKKVFELSEKYGLKVDPKDKIEDITVGMQQRVEILKVLYRSADIIIFDEPTAVLTPQEIDDLILIIKRLKAEGKTIIIITHKLQEIKAVAERCTVLRRGKVISTVKVADVSEQDLAEMMVGRAVKFKIEKRPPKFGDVKLLLDKICVKNSRGQIAVRDLSLDVRAGEIVGVAGVDGNGQSELLFGITGMMPLADGKIYINGVDVSKYSIRKRIEAGLGYIPEDRQKHALIADFSLAENIAIKNYYLPPYTKNGCVLVEDEMKNKAESLIEAFDIRAAQGAVTKAGSMSGGNQQKAIVAREVDMGGGVLVIAQPTRGLDVGAIEYIHNRIIEERDKGRAILLISFELDEIMNLCDRIATISKGMIAGIFNAGEVTEREIGIMMAGSKDKHSERIA
- a CDS encoding ABC transporter permease; protein product: MSENTAGKRNFTAFLMKSDGAVSALVVLMGFLCATLLVIVVGRSPAGIYKAILQVVTGFNANNGKWNIRYVGEWLNYSVPFILCGFSMAFAARSGLFNIGGEGQYIIGMTVAQLVALTFPPIPFIHLFLALVLATVAGVIWGGVVGYLKARFEVSEVVATIMLNYIALFLSRIVTLAIPGTNTYKTPNFPETASLRLNFLTKLTNSSALNAGFFIMIVCVFVYWFLMEKTNVGFGLRATGFNKDAAKASGIPVVASIVIAMAVSGAFAGLGGGIVALGSFKYGRVIAGMDNYGFTGIAVALVGNNTALGTFFAGLLFGMLQAAQPIMQSNKIPKEITFIIQGLVVVFISLKAGFRLFLIWRERRRAEDRQGERCCQGRGGIK
- a CDS encoding ABC transporter permease encodes the protein MNVLLGIIPSVLMISSPILITAAGGMICERSGVTNIALEGLLGIGAFCAASTHVLMESFFPYSEWFALAVGAVFGMLFSLIHAYASISLNADQTVSGTGINLLSTGVTIFFSQILFSSDRTRPYKIGMFPGPGGIYPTAYIALAVIIISWFMLYKIPFGLRLRACGEHPDAAASVGVNVRKMRYFAVLASGLLAGLAGGCLVLTETIQYTSNTINGTGFISLAAVSFGRWSPLGITGSSLLFGAAVAFAIYVVNIPVLSNMLPAEFFNLLPYVITLLALVIFSGKNYAPAANGKPYVTGAS
- a CDS encoding HD domain-containing protein, with protein sequence MLDKRLILKIFEAFSIERWNDLVRPFQIIEMDKAAEKMVLAYIFGKFEENNGAKIDWEWMIYASVFDLLRKIALCDIKAPVQHLMKKEYPSEYMRLNEWVLSQYRSLIHDDELFSRFTLYVGQSSGLIPLTDTENTTYRIFRAAHKYSTLRELDMISMVNEPRRLDAIRRELEDVMQGYLDLRALQLLLTRQRPFDFLMIIEQLRFQRRWNQTPRVPATSVLGHCFFVALLTVLLARETGVCFSSTRLYNDFFSALFHDLPESVTRDIISPVKQATDELPNIVKKIEDMFVRKELLPYMEDFYSDELLYFTSDEFCNRVMINGKAKIVSWEELNSIYTDKDKPVDGKLVRLADHLSALLEADSSIRHGITSTHLENGRKNMLKLYADGELINGIDAASLFRSLISR
- a CDS encoding murein hydrolase activator EnvC family protein; the protein is MNLRFGNLAIKKTTVFFCAAVQVFLSLCVFADSTHTVSKGETLYAISRKYQITVAELRAANNMSESDVLKTGQKLTIPSADISAAAALTGAPVSDPSQKKNTKVYIVQKGDTFYGIARKNGIPLSELFALNGLGNDAILKAGEKLLVPDSLAVSGDFGTGGGSSKKNASSIASSSKAENSGDQNKSSEGTVLDLKFADPRKYTDAEKIDAGVVWPVKDPKVTYVKGKVSGVQLSAKRDENVTAIRAGTVMYCGIYRGFGQVIFVQSKTGLIYAYTGLGSVEIQKGDYVVAGAQLGTVGIDTISMQPQMTLMVFQNGMPIDPAKAPRG
- a CDS encoding PolC-type DNA polymerase III; this translates as MLPGNNIYKNYKLLRLLLEDGAVLTAFDTETTGITCETDKIIEIGAVKFDIDGVLDTYHTLVDPLSDIPEDVTNVNHITNEMVKGSPPVGKVLPDFLRFIDNSILVAHNANFDLNFMNTELLRNGMKPLKNKTIDTLELARWAYPKLGKYALQFLAKTFSINVENAHRADDDALVCMNLFLRCLKDTDSMQETQ
- a CDS encoding phospho-sugar mutase, with protein sequence MDSKEILKRAKEYIASEKDERFRKEIVDLVEKNDMKELEDRFYQNLEFGTAGLRGIMGGGTNRMNTLEINLATQGLANYLIKTFPEKAKKGELSAVIAYDSRVNSDVFAEATACILAANKIKAYLFTGLRPTPELSFAIRYLKADTGVVVTASHNPKMYNGYKAYWNNGAQVTEPHDKGIIKEVNAVKSVKTISKDEALKEGMIIPIDKEIDEKFWAMCKAQLFRPALIKEKAKDVKIVYTPLHGTGAMHVEKVLGDLGLKVITVPEQRKPDGNFPTVEKPNPEEATALQLALALGEKEKADCIMATDPDADRFGSAFPKKDGKFQLVTGNQMGALLLDYILLSRKETGRLPDNAAIVRTIVTSPFCDSICKKYGVKVFECLTGFKWIAAIEDEMESTGKNSYVFGFEESYGYKIEKEVFDKDGISAAAMCAEMTLYWRSKGKSVLERLDELYEEFGYFEDTAISQYFYGSSGASTMKGIMTKLREEGLKTLGNKKVLNIRDIDRSVSFSPDNPEKKEKVKLPKSNVLQFFLEGGTIVSARPSGTEPKIKFYINASTPIKTSLDSARNASQEVCNAVNADIKRILDAAGK